One region of Streptomyces rishiriensis genomic DNA includes:
- the glnII gene encoding glutamine synthetase encodes MTFKAEYIWIDGTQPTAKLRSKTKIIAGEPAGLDALGIWGFDGSSTNQAEGHSSDRVLKPVFTCPDPIRGGDDILVLCEVLNIDMTPHESNTRAALTEVSEKFAAQEPIFGIEQEYTFFQDGYPLGFPKGGFPAPQGGYYCGVGADEIFGREVVEAHLDNCLAAGLAISGINAEVMPGQWEFQVGPVSPLEVSDHLWVARWLLYRTAEDFGIAATLDPKPVKGDWNGAGAHTNFSTRAMREGYEAIITACESLGEGSKPLDHVKHYGAGIDDRLTGLHETAPWNEYSYGVSNRGASVRIPWQVEKDGKGYIEDRRPNANVDPYLVTRLIVDTCCSALEKAGQV; translated from the coding sequence GTGACCTTCAAGGCTGAGTACATCTGGATCGACGGCACCCAGCCGACGGCGAAGCTCCGTTCCAAGACGAAGATCATCGCGGGCGAGCCCGCCGGTCTCGACGCGCTGGGAATCTGGGGCTTCGACGGGTCCTCCACGAACCAGGCCGAGGGCCACTCCTCGGACCGTGTCCTCAAGCCGGTCTTCACCTGCCCCGACCCGATCCGCGGCGGCGACGACATCCTCGTCCTGTGCGAGGTCCTCAACATCGACATGACGCCGCACGAGTCCAACACGCGTGCCGCGCTCACCGAGGTCTCCGAGAAGTTCGCCGCGCAGGAGCCGATCTTCGGCATCGAGCAGGAGTACACGTTCTTCCAGGACGGTTACCCGCTCGGCTTCCCCAAGGGCGGCTTCCCGGCCCCGCAGGGCGGCTACTACTGCGGTGTCGGCGCGGACGAGATCTTCGGCCGTGAGGTCGTCGAGGCGCACCTGGACAACTGCCTGGCCGCCGGTCTCGCGATCTCCGGCATCAACGCCGAGGTCATGCCCGGCCAGTGGGAGTTCCAGGTCGGCCCGGTCTCCCCGCTCGAGGTCTCCGACCACCTGTGGGTGGCCCGCTGGCTGCTCTACCGCACCGCCGAGGACTTCGGCATCGCCGCCACCCTCGACCCCAAGCCGGTCAAGGGCGACTGGAACGGCGCCGGCGCGCACACCAACTTCTCCACCAGGGCGATGCGCGAGGGCTACGAGGCGATCATCACCGCGTGCGAGTCGCTCGGTGAGGGCTCCAAGCCGCTGGACCACGTCAAGCACTACGGCGCCGGCATCGACGACCGTCTGACGGGACTGCACGAGACCGCCCCGTGGAACGAGTACTCCTACGGTGTCTCCAACCGTGGCGCCTCGGTCCGTATCCCGTGGCAGGTCGAGAAGGACGGCAAGGGCTACATCGAGGACCGCCGCCCGAACGCCAACGTCGACCCGTACCTGGTGACGCGTCTGATCGTCGACACCTGCTGCTCGGCGCTGGAGAAGGCCGGCCAGGTCTGA
- a CDS encoding HEAT repeat domain-containing protein: MGTERDRADLDRAYGSPEDVPALLRALESADEAVRERAVDRLYSCLCFREEVPTAPVAPHLVRLALHGAGPRAELLRLLANLANWAGHPDERRRVRQAVAEAMPSLRPLAHDADPGVREAMVLLIAACGREAGPTPAPLLRDRLAEESDPLVRARIVTALGLLEPGDGGWRHGLLADPEPRVALAAAEDLLRTTEPPLPHPLVDTCARAFTAVPDLPEEPETSLWPAHYRPLTERLLEDPGAALRALAQGMPLAFEITEQWRDREADVLPWALRETEGEAWQLYRLAQLACALPPELHARVRERVLPCLADGSPAVRAGAVTALARARVPAATAVEETLRLIAEAPGAYDTVRAVRAVTDEFAGAATPVARAVARQSGEGHSDLVKVLTKYPEVAAEFVEELAGLLTRHGTGYPSVAVAVLSALGRAAGEVGERALRTCVREGVHSSVSGEAAVALWPVAADPEPALSFLRRELTASASSWATDLAGRLGAVGAPLLPFVEPLLARRTPSGNRAAAALAVWRITGRTEDTVDPLAREALAWKRFYPGPPHPVATLTEMGLLPRFAVEPLRRGAESPRRAVKDLMYGDAAHPDDVLRAAVRKLLTTARVVD; encoded by the coding sequence ATGGGGACGGAGAGAGACCGGGCGGACCTCGACCGGGCGTACGGCTCGCCGGAGGACGTGCCCGCACTGCTGCGGGCGCTGGAGTCCGCGGACGAGGCCGTGCGCGAGCGGGCGGTGGACCGGTTGTACTCCTGCCTGTGCTTCCGGGAGGAGGTCCCCACGGCGCCCGTGGCGCCGCATCTGGTCAGGCTCGCCCTGCACGGGGCCGGCCCCCGGGCCGAACTGCTCAGGCTGCTGGCGAACCTCGCGAACTGGGCCGGACACCCGGACGAGCGGCGGCGCGTGCGGCAGGCCGTGGCGGAGGCGATGCCGTCCCTGAGGCCCCTCGCGCACGACGCCGACCCGGGCGTACGCGAGGCGATGGTGCTGCTGATCGCCGCGTGCGGCCGGGAGGCCGGCCCCACGCCGGCCCCGCTGCTGAGGGACCGGCTCGCCGAGGAGAGCGACCCGCTGGTGCGCGCCCGGATCGTGACGGCGCTCGGGCTGCTGGAGCCGGGCGACGGCGGCTGGCGGCACGGTCTGCTGGCCGACCCCGAGCCCCGGGTCGCGCTCGCCGCCGCCGAGGACCTGCTGCGCACCACCGAACCGCCCCTGCCGCACCCGCTGGTGGACACGTGCGCGCGGGCGTTCACCGCCGTGCCCGACCTGCCGGAGGAACCGGAGACCTCGCTCTGGCCGGCGCACTACCGGCCGCTCACCGAACGGCTGCTGGAGGATCCCGGAGCGGCCCTGCGGGCCCTCGCCCAGGGGATGCCCCTCGCCTTCGAGATCACCGAGCAGTGGCGGGACCGCGAGGCCGACGTGCTCCCGTGGGCGCTGCGCGAGACGGAGGGCGAGGCCTGGCAGTTGTACCGGCTGGCCCAGCTGGCCTGCGCGCTGCCGCCGGAGCTGCACGCGCGCGTGCGCGAGCGGGTGCTGCCGTGCCTGGCCGACGGCAGTCCGGCGGTGCGGGCCGGGGCGGTCACCGCGCTGGCCCGCGCGCGCGTACCGGCCGCGACGGCGGTCGAGGAGACGCTGCGGCTGATCGCGGAGGCGCCCGGTGCGTACGACACCGTCCGCGCCGTCAGGGCGGTGACCGACGAGTTCGCGGGCGCGGCGACGCCCGTGGCGCGGGCGGTGGCCCGGCAGTCGGGGGAGGGTCACTCGGATCTGGTGAAGGTGCTGACGAAATACCCCGAGGTGGCGGCGGAGTTCGTCGAGGAGCTCGCCGGACTGCTGACCCGGCACGGCACCGGCTACCCGTCCGTCGCGGTCGCCGTGCTGAGCGCGCTGGGGCGCGCCGCGGGCGAGGTGGGCGAGCGGGCGCTGCGGACCTGTGTGCGGGAGGGCGTCCACTCCTCGGTCTCGGGGGAAGCCGCGGTGGCGCTCTGGCCGGTCGCCGCGGACCCGGAACCGGCGCTGTCCTTCCTCCGCCGGGAGCTGACCGCCTCGGCCTCCTCCTGGGCGACGGACCTCGCGGGCCGGCTCGGTGCCGTCGGCGCGCCGCTGCTGCCGTTCGTCGAGCCGCTTCTCGCGCGCCGTACGCCGTCCGGCAACCGGGCGGCGGCCGCACTGGCCGTCTGGCGCATCACCGGCAGGACCGAGGACACCGTGGATCCCCTGGCCCGGGAGGCACTGGCGTGGAAGAGGTTCTACCCGGGCCCGCCCCACCCGGTGGCGACGCTCACGGAGATGGGGCTTCTTCCCCGCTTCGCCGTGGAGCCGCTGCGACGCGGCGCCGAGTCGCCCCGGCGGGCCGTGAAGGACCTGATGTACGGCGACGCCGCGCATCCCGACGACGTGCTGCGGGCCGCCGTGCGCAAGCTGCTCACGACCGCGCGCGTCGTCGACTGA
- a CDS encoding winged helix-turn-helix domain-containing protein, whose protein sequence is MANTRPLSSAPSLTAAAPNGTARHRLRAVDRDEVVDIADFLPPGATWLPAPPHTLPTLPGRPPMVGYLVLVPADQQPPFLPVAVPDRPAAEEAAGAEGAGRPLVRIDPVQRTAFVDGQELDLTYLEFELLAHLVAQPNRVHTRDQLVTTVWGYGHVGDGRTVDVHIARLRRKLGAQYRQSIQTVRRVGYKYTPPTGH, encoded by the coding sequence ATGGCGAACACTCGTCCCCTCTCCTCCGCTCCCAGCCTCACCGCCGCCGCCCCGAACGGCACCGCCCGCCACCGACTGCGGGCCGTCGACCGGGACGAGGTGGTCGACATCGCCGACTTCCTGCCGCCGGGCGCGACCTGGCTGCCCGCTCCCCCGCACACCCTGCCCACCCTGCCGGGCCGGCCGCCGATGGTCGGCTACCTGGTGCTCGTCCCGGCCGACCAGCAGCCGCCGTTCCTTCCGGTGGCGGTGCCGGACCGGCCGGCGGCCGAGGAGGCCGCCGGGGCCGAGGGTGCCGGACGTCCGCTCGTACGGATCGACCCCGTCCAGCGCACGGCCTTCGTGGACGGACAGGAACTCGACCTCACGTACCTCGAGTTCGAGCTGCTCGCGCACCTGGTCGCGCAGCCGAACCGGGTGCACACCCGCGACCAGCTGGTCACCACGGTGTGGGGCTACGGGCACGTGGGCGACGGCCGCACGGTCGACGTCCACATCGCCCGGTTGCGCCGCAAGCTGGGCGCGCAGTACCGCCAGTCGATCCAGACGGTGCGCCGGGTCGGCTACAAGTACACCCCGCCGACCGGCCACTGA
- a CDS encoding SDR family oxidoreductase, whose translation MRLLVLGGTEFAGRAVVEAALGRGWEVTVLNRGRHASAPGIRSLTGDRTAPGGLDALAEGDWDAVVDTWSAAPRAVHEAARLLRGRVRRYVYVSSCSVYAWAPPAGYAEDAPVVEGAEPDAGQSDYARDKRGGELAVLDAFGAESSVLVRAGLIIGPYENVGRLPWWLTRIARGGPVLAPGPHGLPLQYVDVRDLAEWILGGIERELSGPYNLMSPQGHTTMGELLEACVRATGSDAELRWTAPQTILEAGIEPWTELPVWVPPGSDMHDALHAADVSRAVAAGLACRPVGETVADTWTWLRSIGGTAPQRPDRSRKGLDPEVEAKVLAIGTGGPGPGGVPGTTL comes from the coding sequence ATGAGACTTCTGGTGCTGGGCGGTACGGAGTTCGCGGGACGGGCCGTCGTCGAGGCGGCCCTCGGACGCGGCTGGGAGGTGACGGTCCTCAACCGGGGGCGGCACGCGTCCGCCCCCGGCATCCGGTCGCTGACCGGTGACCGCACCGCGCCCGGCGGTCTGGACGCGCTGGCCGAGGGCGACTGGGACGCCGTGGTCGACACCTGGTCCGCGGCGCCCCGCGCGGTGCACGAGGCGGCGCGGCTGCTGCGGGGCCGCGTCCGCCGGTACGTGTACGTGTCGAGTTGCTCGGTGTACGCCTGGGCCCCGCCCGCCGGGTACGCCGAGGACGCGCCCGTCGTCGAGGGCGCCGAGCCGGACGCCGGACAGAGCGACTACGCCCGGGACAAGCGCGGCGGCGAACTGGCCGTCCTCGACGCCTTCGGGGCGGAGTCCTCCGTCCTCGTGCGGGCCGGGCTGATCATCGGCCCGTACGAGAACGTCGGACGGCTGCCCTGGTGGCTGACCCGGATCGCCCGCGGCGGCCCCGTCCTCGCGCCCGGCCCGCACGGCCTGCCCCTGCAGTACGTGGACGTCCGCGATCTCGCCGAGTGGATCCTCGGCGGCATCGAGCGGGAGCTGAGCGGGCCGTACAACCTGATGAGCCCGCAGGGACACACGACCATGGGCGAGCTGCTGGAGGCGTGTGTGCGGGCCACCGGCTCGGACGCCGAACTGCGGTGGACGGCACCGCAGACCATCCTCGAAGCGGGCATCGAGCCGTGGACGGAACTGCCCGTGTGGGTGCCGCCGGGCAGCGACATGCACGACGCCCTGCACGCGGCCGACGTCTCCCGGGCGGTGGCTGCGGGGCTGGCCTGCCGTCCGGTCGGGGAGACCGTCGCCGACACCTGGACCTGGCTGAGGTCGATCGGCGGTACGGCGCCCCAGCGTCCGGACCGTTCCCGCAAGGGCCTGGACCCGGAGGTGGAGGCGAAGGTGCTCGCGATCGGCACCGGCGGCCCGGGCCCCGGAGGTGTACCTGGCACCACCCTCTGA
- a CDS encoding sensor histidine kinase, producing the protein MNTNTKSGGAGSRARGTVLAAGRGLALAVASLPLSILGFCLSLVSMALIPIGVGALTTPYVVKGVRAYAERRRALAERWGGLRVPSAYRPASDSVNPFRCTYALLRDPATWRDLRWLLVDMTAGFVTALLPAVLVLYPLEGFALAAGLWRVMGDGDGGAYWYGFVPVDDQPTALGAGALAGALLFVAHRYTVSVFQVHFRLTEAMLTPSQAELAERVRVLTETRRDAVDTSAAELRRIERDLHDGAQARLVAMGMDLGAVEMLVDKDPEQAKALLAQARRSSAEALSELRDLVRGIHPPVLAERGLADAVRALALRLPVATEVSVELEGGRVEAPVESAAYFAVSELLTNAVKHSGAGRVWVDLHHGSGRLRISVTDDGAGGAAIGAGSGLAGVERRLGTFDGVLAVSSPAGGPTMVTMEIPCVLS; encoded by the coding sequence ATGAACACCAACACGAAGAGCGGCGGGGCCGGTTCGAGGGCGCGCGGGACGGTGCTCGCCGCCGGGCGGGGACTCGCGCTGGCGGTCGCATCGCTGCCGCTGAGCATCCTGGGCTTCTGTCTCTCCCTCGTGTCCATGGCGCTGATACCGATCGGCGTCGGGGCGCTCACCACGCCCTACGTGGTGAAGGGGGTGCGCGCCTACGCCGAGCGGCGGCGGGCGCTCGCCGAGCGGTGGGGCGGGTTGCGCGTCCCGTCGGCCTACCGGCCTGCCTCCGATTCCGTCAACCCGTTCAGGTGCACCTACGCGCTGCTGCGCGACCCGGCGACCTGGCGGGACCTGCGGTGGCTCCTGGTGGACATGACGGCCGGGTTCGTGACCGCGCTGCTGCCGGCCGTCCTGGTCCTCTATCCGCTCGAGGGGTTCGCGCTGGCGGCCGGGCTGTGGCGGGTCATGGGCGACGGTGACGGGGGCGCCTACTGGTACGGCTTCGTGCCCGTGGACGACCAGCCGACCGCGTTGGGCGCCGGCGCCCTGGCCGGCGCCCTGCTCTTCGTCGCCCACCGGTACACCGTGAGCGTGTTCCAGGTCCACTTCCGCCTCACCGAGGCCATGCTCACCCCGAGCCAGGCCGAGCTTGCCGAGCGGGTACGGGTGTTGACGGAGACCCGGCGGGACGCGGTGGACACCTCGGCCGCCGAGCTGCGCCGCATCGAGCGGGATCTGCACGACGGCGCCCAGGCGCGGCTGGTGGCGATGGGCATGGACCTCGGCGCCGTCGAGATGCTCGTCGACAAGGACCCGGAGCAGGCCAAGGCGCTGCTCGCGCAGGCCCGCCGGTCGTCCGCCGAGGCGCTCTCCGAGCTGCGCGACCTGGTGCGCGGCATCCACCCGCCGGTGCTGGCCGAACGTGGACTCGCGGACGCCGTGCGGGCGTTGGCCCTGCGGCTGCCGGTCGCCACCGAGGTGAGCGTCGAGCTCGAGGGCGGCCGGGTGGAGGCGCCCGTGGAGTCGGCGGCCTATTTCGCGGTGAGCGAGCTGCTCACCAACGCGGTCAAGCACTCCGGCGCCGGCCGGGTCTGGGTCGACCTCCACCACGGTTCGGGCCGGCTGCGGATCTCGGTCACCGACGACGGCGCGGGCGGCGCGGCGATCGGGGCCGGCTCGGGCCTCGCCGGCGTCGAGCGGCGACTGGGTACATTCGACGGCGTCCTGGCCGTCAGCTCTCCCGCGGGCGGTCCCACCATGGTGACCATGGAGATCCCTTGCGTGTTGTCCTAG
- a CDS encoding LuxR C-terminal-related transcriptional regulator, whose protein sequence is MRVVLAEDLFLLRDGLVRLLEAYDFEIAAAVESGPELERALAELEPDVAVVDVRLPPTHTDEGLQCALRARRRRPGLPVLVLSQHVEQLYARELLADGTGGIGYLLKDRVFDAEQFVDAVRRVAAGGTAMDPQVIQQLLARRSGDGQGPVDRLTPREREVMELMAQGRSNAAIAGKLVVTERAVAKHTANIFVKLGLEVSDDDNRRVLAVLAYLDRDR, encoded by the coding sequence TTGCGTGTTGTCCTAGCCGAGGACCTCTTCCTGCTGCGGGACGGTCTCGTCCGGCTGCTGGAGGCCTACGACTTCGAGATCGCCGCCGCTGTGGAGAGCGGGCCCGAACTGGAGCGGGCGCTCGCCGAACTGGAGCCGGACGTCGCCGTGGTCGACGTCCGGCTCCCGCCCACGCACACGGACGAGGGCCTCCAGTGCGCCCTCCGGGCCCGCCGCAGGAGGCCCGGGCTGCCGGTGCTCGTGCTCTCCCAGCACGTCGAGCAGTTGTACGCGCGCGAGTTGCTGGCGGACGGCACCGGCGGGATCGGCTATCTGCTGAAGGACCGGGTGTTCGACGCGGAACAGTTCGTGGACGCCGTACGGCGGGTCGCGGCCGGCGGTACGGCGATGGACCCGCAGGTGATCCAGCAGTTGCTGGCCCGGCGTTCGGGTGACGGGCAGGGGCCGGTGGACCGGCTCACCCCGCGCGAGCGGGAGGTGATGGAGCTGATGGCGCAGGGCCGGTCGAACGCGGCGATCGCGGGCAAGCTGGTCGTCACCGAGCGGGCGGTGGCCAAGCACACCGCGAATATTTTCGTGAAGCTGGGTTTGGAGGTCTCGGACGACGACAACCGCAGGGTGCTGGCGGTGCTGGCCTATCTGGACCGGGATCGCTGA
- a CDS encoding DUF1996 domain-containing protein, which produces MGRNIRKRRSSMATKAVAASAALALGGGGLIWANFYASAHESNSGQNSTKAATAAAQVATISCPDVGQKLTNVPKGAKQGVATELANLDKQITEAYNRLASTRRAQTNDASFVQNAITGPLKEKRAATIDRIRINIQRSGGQFNSSLSQLAACTTQAANTNAGQAGNGQQNGGQQNNGGQQNNGGNQNNGGQQNNGNAGQAQNGQGGNGPVAADFVDITKVQANAQLGVGANGAAANGNSGSRGTFTSSCGTNGNDNHNTDNVIVAPGVTNGAHHLHDYVGNQNNDAFASDQELAGAGTSCQNQGDKSSYFWPVLRVQDGSQDFDQNNDGGGKEGNVGKILQPAQAQIKFVGNKRGKVVAMPTALRIITGDAKAFVNGNANANVNWSCTGFENKVQLETQYPICPQGSQVVRTTNFQSCWDGQNIDSANHRTHVAFAQADGTCANGFKAIPQLQVRLVYNVPAPKLQNGTVVQPYAVDSFPENLHKPITDHNDFINFFSTNLMNKMVNCINTGKKCK; this is translated from the coding sequence ATGGGACGCAACATACGTAAACGCCGTTCGTCGATGGCCACGAAGGCCGTGGCAGCATCGGCGGCCCTAGCGCTCGGCGGGGGCGGGCTGATCTGGGCGAACTTCTACGCTTCGGCGCACGAGTCGAACTCGGGCCAGAACTCGACCAAGGCCGCCACGGCGGCCGCCCAGGTCGCCACCATCTCCTGCCCGGATGTGGGGCAGAAGCTGACGAATGTGCCCAAGGGAGCGAAACAGGGAGTCGCGACCGAGCTGGCCAACCTCGACAAGCAGATCACCGAGGCCTACAACCGACTCGCTTCCACGCGCCGGGCTCAGACGAACGACGCCAGCTTCGTGCAGAACGCGATCACCGGCCCCCTCAAGGAGAAGCGCGCCGCCACGATCGACCGGATCCGGATCAACATCCAGCGCTCCGGCGGCCAGTTCAACAGCTCGCTGAGCCAGTTGGCGGCCTGCACCACGCAGGCGGCGAACACCAACGCGGGCCAGGCGGGCAACGGCCAGCAGAACGGTGGTCAGCAGAACAACGGCGGCCAGCAGAACAACGGCGGCAACCAGAACAACGGCGGCCAGCAGAACAACGGCAACGCCGGTCAGGCGCAGAACGGCCAGGGCGGTAACGGCCCGGTCGCCGCGGACTTCGTGGACATCACGAAGGTCCAGGCCAACGCGCAGCTGGGCGTCGGCGCGAACGGTGCAGCCGCCAACGGGAACAGCGGTTCCCGGGGCACCTTCACCTCGAGCTGCGGCACCAACGGGAACGACAACCACAACACGGACAACGTGATCGTCGCCCCCGGTGTCACCAACGGCGCGCACCACCTGCACGACTACGTCGGCAACCAGAACAACGACGCGTTCGCGAGCGACCAGGAGCTGGCGGGAGCCGGCACCAGCTGCCAGAACCAGGGCGACAAGTCCTCATACTTCTGGCCGGTGCTGCGTGTCCAGGACGGCTCGCAGGACTTCGACCAGAACAACGACGGCGGTGGCAAGGAGGGCAACGTCGGCAAGATCCTCCAGCCCGCCCAGGCGCAGATCAAGTTCGTCGGCAACAAGAGGGGCAAGGTCGTCGCGATGCCGACCGCCCTGCGCATCATCACCGGCGACGCGAAGGCCTTCGTCAACGGCAACGCCAACGCGAACGTGAACTGGAGCTGCACCGGCTTCGAGAACAAGGTGCAGCTGGAGACCCAGTACCCGATCTGCCCGCAGGGCAGCCAGGTGGTGCGGACGACCAACTTCCAGAGCTGCTGGGACGGTCAGAACATCGACAGCGCCAACCACCGTACGCACGTGGCCTTCGCCCAGGCGGACGGCACCTGCGCCAACGGCTTCAAGGCGATCCCCCAGCTCCAGGTCCGGCTGGTCTACAACGTTCCGGCCCCGAAGCTTCAGAACGGGACGGTCGTGCAGCCGTACGCGGTGGACAGCTTCCCGGAGAACCTGCACAAGCCGATCACCGACCACAACGACTTCATCAACTTCTTCTCCACGAACCTGATGAACAAGATGGTCAACTGCATCAACACCGGCAAGAAGTGCAAGTGA
- a CDS encoding tetratricopeptide repeat protein, with protein MNQDWEDRVTAAWSGFDDLPQERAAEFRAVIDKLVAELPEDSPLGPFEQACAWDSTGHSDRAAPLYREALARGLGEVSGYKGRRAKIQLASSLRNIGLADEGVKLLTPELDAPSDELDDAVRACLALCLSSLGRDREGLSLVLGALAPHLPRYRRSMAEYAKALREG; from the coding sequence GTGAACCAGGACTGGGAAGATCGTGTGACCGCCGCCTGGTCCGGATTCGACGACCTCCCGCAGGAGCGGGCGGCGGAGTTCCGGGCCGTGATCGACAAGCTCGTGGCCGAGCTCCCCGAAGACAGCCCGCTGGGACCGTTCGAGCAGGCCTGCGCCTGGGACTCGACCGGCCACTCGGACCGGGCCGCCCCGCTGTACCGGGAGGCGCTCGCGCGCGGGCTGGGCGAGGTGAGCGGCTACAAGGGCAGACGAGCCAAGATCCAACTCGCCAGCTCCCTCCGCAACATCGGCCTGGCGGACGAGGGCGTGAAGCTGCTGACCCCCGAACTGGACGCCCCGTCCGACGAGTTGGACGACGCCGTCCGCGCCTGCCTGGCCCTGTGCCTGTCGAGCCTCGGCCGCGACCGCGAGGGCCTGTCCCTGGTGCTCGGCGCCCTGGCTCCCCATCTGCCGCGCTACCGGCGGTCGATGGCCGAGTACGCGAAGGCGCTGCGCGAGGGCTGA
- a CDS encoding TetR/AcrR family transcriptional regulator has product MTTGVRRRMGVEERRQQLIGVALELFAQRSPDEVSIDEIAAAAGISRPLVYHYFPGKLSLYEAALKRASEDLAGRFAEPHEGPLGSRLLRVMRRYFDFVDAHGPGFSALMRGGPAVGSSTTNALIDSVRQNAYEQILSHLGVADAPPRLELVVRSWISLAESTALIWLDGRRIPREELEVQLVQDFAALTAVSAAHDDELRTLLRPVLGGEPAEGPFGDLVTRLIALAS; this is encoded by the coding sequence ATGACTACCGGGGTTCGTCGCAGAATGGGAGTCGAGGAGCGTCGGCAGCAGTTGATCGGCGTCGCCCTCGAACTGTTCGCCCAGCGCTCGCCCGACGAGGTCTCCATCGACGAGATAGCCGCGGCCGCGGGCATCTCGCGCCCCCTCGTCTACCACTACTTCCCCGGCAAACTCAGCCTGTACGAGGCCGCGTTGAAGCGGGCATCGGAGGATCTGGCGGGCCGGTTCGCCGAGCCGCACGAAGGACCGCTCGGCTCCCGGCTGCTCCGGGTGATGCGCCGCTACTTCGACTTCGTCGACGCGCACGGCCCGGGCTTCTCCGCCCTCATGCGCGGCGGCCCCGCGGTCGGGTCCTCGACCACGAACGCCCTCATCGACTCCGTACGCCAGAACGCCTACGAGCAGATCCTGTCGCATCTTGGCGTCGCCGACGCGCCCCCGCGCCTGGAGCTGGTCGTCCGCTCCTGGATCTCGCTCGCCGAGTCGACCGCGCTGATCTGGCTGGACGGGCGGCGCATCCCGCGCGAGGAGCTGGAGGTCCAGCTCGTGCAGGACTTCGCCGCGCTGACCGCCGTCAGCGCGGCCCACGACGACGAGCTGCGCACCCTGCTGCGGCCCGTGCTCGGCGGCGAGCCGGCCGAGGGGCCCTTCGGCGACCTCGTCACCCGGCTCATCGCCCTCGCCTCCTGA
- a CDS encoding 5-carboxymethyl-2-hydroxymuconate Delta-isomerase, protein MPQITVERSPALDHVDWTAFALALHPVVVEVAAARIEACKTRVLRTEDEVVGDTGATGQGGPAIVHVTLALLAGRSDETKARLTEAVLDLLRKHVEPRDGVSAVHASAEVRDLDPSYRKYES, encoded by the coding sequence ATGCCGCAGATCACCGTCGAACGCTCCCCGGCGCTCGACCACGTCGACTGGACCGCGTTCGCGCTCGCACTGCACCCGGTGGTCGTCGAGGTGGCGGCCGCGCGGATCGAGGCGTGCAAGACCCGGGTCCTGCGGACCGAGGACGAAGTGGTGGGAGACACGGGAGCGACGGGGCAGGGTGGACCCGCCATCGTGCACGTCACCCTCGCCCTTCTCGCCGGCCGCTCCGACGAGACGAAGGCCCGGCTCACCGAAGCCGTACTGGACCTGCTGCGCAAGCACGTCGAGCCCCGGGACGGCGTCTCGGCGGTGCACGCCTCCGCCGAGGTGCGCGACCTCGACCCGTCCTACCGCAAGTACGAGAGCTAG